Sequence from the Fictibacillus arsenicus genome:
TTTAAAAGTCTTCCACAATATGTTACGATTTTCCTGTTTAGGGGAATGGATGAAACGGTATAATTTCTGTGAATAATTAGGGGGTTCATATGAACGGAAAAATACATATGATGGCTGTGCTCTTGTTTTTATCATTAGCAATGCTTGCCGGATGTTCTGAATCAGAAGAAAAGGCTTCTGAAAAAGAGATTAATATTAAAACAGAAAAAACATCAGAAAAGAAAGAGCCAGAAAAGATTCCCGATGCGCCAAAAGAGCTGGAGGATATGATCAAACAACAACCGGGTGTTTTGATGGAAAAATATATGGAACCTAAGCTGGAAGGATTAAGCGGCTGGGCAGGCTATGACTATATCAATTTCTATAAGGACGAGTTCCAGCCGTTAGCAGAAAAAGAGATTAAAAGTTACTTTTCAAAAAATAAAGATCTATCAAGTCAGGAGATTTACAATTATTTAGTCTATCAACTGGCATCAGGCCAGTATGAGTCTTATTATGAGCAATTGCTGTCTTATGAACACGGATACGAAATGCCCGAACTGCCATCTGGACCTGATGAAATTGAAGAAGAAAAGAAACCTAAGAAAACGAATGTTGTCATTCTAGTTGATGCCAGCGGAAGTATGAAAGCGGAAGTTGATGGCGGGGTAAAGATGGACCTCGCAAAAGAAACGATAAAAAAGTTCACGAATGACCTTCCTGATGATACAAGTGTTTCACTATTTGCCTATGGACACATAGGGTCAGGGGATGATTCAGACAAAGCGAAATCGTGTGAGGGCATTGAGGAAGTATATCCGTTAAAAGTATATGAAGCAGCAGCGTTAGATGCATCGTTGAATTCTTTTAAAGCGAGTGGATGGACACCTCTAGCAGGAGCGATTGAAAAAGCAAATGAGCTGTTAAGCAAATATCCTGAGAGTGAGTACGAAAATATTGTTTATATCGTCAGTGATGGGGTGGAAACGTGCGGCGGAGATCCAGTTGCAGCGGCAAATAAGCTGACAGACAAAAATACTAAAGCAAAGTTGAACATTATCGGCTTTGACGTTGATGATAAAGGTCAGCAGCAACTAATGAAAGTAGCGGATGCAGGTAATGGAAAGTATGCCTCTGTTCGTGATAAAGCATCTCTCGAAGATCAGGTTCTGAAGAAATGGCGCCCGACGATCGGCCAGCTCGTTTGGACGCAGGGAGTAAGCGGTCAGGACTATATTGATGCACAAAAACGAATGAATGATATTTATAACCCTTTATTTCATATCTCTACGAACGAAGGAAATCGCATAAGAAATGCTGTATACTTTCTTCAGCAGAATAACCTTATTCCACGGGAGAAAGGGAATGAAGTTATTGATCTTGCAGACGCCAGCGCAGAATTAAGAAATGAACATTTTAAGAAAATTAAAGAAGAAAAACAAGCTGAAGCTGAGCGTGTACAAAAAGACATTAACGCCAAAGTTGAGGCGTGGAAACAGCAATGGCGCGATGAAATTAATGAATAATAAAATGGACCGAATTTCTTATGAAATCCGGTCCATTTATATGCCGTCAAACATTTTCCAAATGCCTCTTCCAAGCAATCGGATCATCCCAATCAACAACTCTGGAACAAAGAACAATACATCACATAAGAAATCAAACCAAGTGTAATGCTGGTACTGTTCCTTTCTTTTTTTCCTTCGCTTAAAAGCCATCATGATCACCTGTTCCTTTGAAGGTATATGACTAATTATATCAATTTCCTGTAGAAAATATCTCTTGTTTTTTGTTTAGTGTCTTTTCTAATAAATAGTTGCTTAAAAAACATCACTGACAAGTTGATAGGAGCGTAAGACGCGAGATTCCTGGGGGATCAGTGTGACAGGTGAGACACCTAATGGCCCAAAGTGCCGAGGTGGCTCACCGCACGTCCCCCCGGAAAGCGAGTACCTGAAACGGAGATCAACTACTTCCAAGAGCAACAAAGCTTGCGAAAACAGCCTTTTGTTTAAAGGAATTGTTAAAAAAAATAAGCCGAAAGTGTCGATGCTTTTTAATCTTTTACTGGTGATTTCTTATTCTTTCATTCGATTTTCAATTCTTCTTATAAAAAAAGTAATGAAAAAGTCCCAGCTATTTCTTTTTCATATTTTTTTTTCGGTTTACAAAGGAAATGGTTTCTTAACAAACCATCTATATAATGAGTGTTGTTTGAAAATTCATTTTGAAAGGGGAAACATCATGAAAGATGAAAGACCAATGGATGAATGGATTAAGAAGCTGACAGAAGACAGCTTGGAGAAGCGAAAGCTGGACCGCCGAAAATTTTTAGCAGGTGCTGGAAAAATTGCTGGTCTCTCATTAGGGTTGACGATTGCACAATCAATTGGGGCGTTTGAAGTGAATGCAGCACCTAGGTTCAAAAACTATCCATTTACACTAGGAGTTGCCTCAGGTGATCCGTTATCAGACAGTGTTGTGCTCTGGACAAGACTTGCCCCAGATCCGCAGAATGGCGGAGGAATGCCAGATCAGGCATTTCCTGTGAAATGGGAGATAGCCAATGACGAAAATTTTACAAAGGTCATTCAACATGGGACAGAATTAGCACAGCCGAATCTTGCCCATTCTGTTCATGTAGAAGTAGAGGGATTAAAGCCGAATAAAGTTTATTATTATCGTTTCAGAAGCGGAAGTGAAAACAGTCCGATAGGTAAGACAAAAACTCTTCCTGAAAAAGGGGCCGAAGTTTCCAGCATGACTTTTGCATTTGCATCCTGCCAGCAATATGAACACGGTTATTACACGGCATTTCAGCACATGGCTGAGGAAGAACTGGATCTTGTCATTCATCTCGGTGATTATATTTACGAATATGGACCAAATGAATATGTATCTCCATCAGGAAATGTTCGCGCACATAGCGGGCCAGAAATTATCACACTAGAAGATTACCGTAACCGTCATGCGCAATATCGCTCAGATGCTAACCTAAAAGCTGCACATGCTGCTTTTCCTTGGGTGGTGACGTGGGATGATCATGAGGTGGAAAACAACTATGCAAATATGATTCCCGAAAAAGGACAGTCTGCAGAAGCATTCGTGAAACGCCGTGCGGCTGCCTATCAAGCCTATTACGAACATATGCCGCTGCGACGATCGTCATTGCCGCACGGTGCGGACATGTTATTGTATCGTGATTTCACCTACGGAAATTTAGCGGCGTTCAATGTCATGGACACGCGTCAATACCGTGATGATCAGGCGAACGGGGACGGAAGTAAACCGCCATCAGAGGAATCAATGGATCCAAACAGAACTCTGACCGGTCAAGAGCAGGAAGATTGGCTGCTTTCTAATCTAGGTAACTCAAAAACACATTGGAACATTCTCGCCCAGCAAGTCTTTTTTGCGCAGCGCAACTATGGAACAAGTACTGCACCTCGATACAGCATGGATGCTTGGGACGGATATACTGCTTCTCGCCAGCGCATCACAGATTTTGTTCAATCTAAAGATATGAATAATATCATCGTATTAACAGGGGATGTGCATGCGAGCTGGGCATGTGATTTGAAAGCAGACTATAATGATTCGGCTTCAAAAGTAATCGGGGCAGAATTCGTCGGCACTTCCATCACTTCTGGCGGTAATGGAGCTGATAAGCGTGCGGATACAGATAAGATCTTGGGATTAAACCCGCACATCAAGTTTTTTAATGATTATCGCGGATACGTTCGCTGCACGGTAACACCAGAAGAGTGGCGTGCAGATTATCGGGTATTGCCGTTTGTTACCTCGCCTGGAGCGGATATTTCAACCCGAGCATCTTTTGTGTATCAAAAGGATCAAACAGGGTTGAAACAAGTGGATTCAAATGTGGTGCCAGCTGGTGTTAAGTTATCAGCAGAAGTAGAAGAAGACCGCAACCGTGCACATGGAAAAGCGCATGAAAAGCAGATGAAGAAGAACGGAATACTGGTACAATAATGTTAAAAGTGACCAAGAGGCAGCTCTTCTTGGTCACTTTTTCATGTCTTTGATCGATGTTGAGCGAAAAACAATGATTTTGAGCGAAACGACAAGTAGTTTGAGTGAAGATAGAGATTTTTGAGCGTACAAAGAGTTTTCTGAGCGAAGAACAAACTTTTTGAGCGAACGTGTAATAAATATAAGAACACGTACCGTAAATTAGTTCTCTTCCAATAATAAAGGCCGGCTAAATTCTTGTTAGCCGGCCTTCCTGTTTATTTTTAGCTCTTTTCTAAAGCATTGTTGCTTTAGGCTTTTTCTATTCTCATCATTGCAAGTTGATTGGAGCGCAAGGTTGCCGACTCCTCGAAAATGAAAATCACATTTTCTTCGTGCGATGAAACGCTGTCGAAGCCTTCCTTGTCCTACGGGACGAGCGGTCAGGTGGAGACTCCTAATGGCGCAAAGCGGCAGGAGGCTCACCGCATGCCCCGTGGAAAGCGAGCAGCCTGGAGCGGAAATCAACTACTTTTAAAAGCAACAATGTATGCGAAAACAGCCTTATTTTTTATCCTTCATCGCAGCTTTCAAAGCATCAGCTAAACTGTTGCCAAAACCTTCGTCTTCTTTGTTGTTTGCACTGTATTTTTTCATAAGCTGCCGTTCTTCACGCTTTGTGACTTTCTTTTTCATTCCATCTGCTTTTTCAACGACGTTACATGGCTTGCACTGGAAGTACGTGCCGGCCTTTCCGTTATGCAACTCCATCTTTTTCTTGCACTGTGGACAGCGTCGGTTAGAAAGCTTCGGATCCTTACGGCGGCGGTATGAACATTCACGATCAGAGCATACGAGCACCTTGCCGTCATGCCCTTTAACTTCTTTAAGAAGCTTGCCGCAATCTGGACACTTTGAGCCTGTTAAGTTATGAGCACGGTATTCGTGTGAACTCGTTTTGATTTCCATTACCAGCTGCTTCGTCTGCTTGCGGATATTTTCTAAAAACTCTTTCGGATTGCCATTACCGCGTGCAATGGCTTCAAGCTGTTGTTCCCATTTAGCTGTCAGCTCTGGTGATTTCAACTCATCGTTCACAAGTTCAATGAGCTGTTTTCCTTTCGGAGTAGGGTGCAGCTTATTGTTTTTACGATCCAAAACTTCAGAACCAAGCAAGCGTTCGATAATATCAGCACGTGTGGCTGGCGTTCCCAGGCTGTATTTTTCCATTCGTGATAAAAGGTCAGCTTCAGTAAAGCGTGCAGGCGGTTCAGTCAGCTTCTTCTCCAGATTAACGTCTTTTACAGATAACGTTTGACCTTCTTTTAAACTAGCTAAAGCTCTAGGAGATTCTTCTTCTTTGCCTGATAATACTTTAAAACCTGCATCAACCACTAAAGTTTCTCTCGCGATAAATGATTCACCCGCAATGTTTAACGTAGCCGTTAACGTTTCGGACTTATATGCCGGGTAAAAGAGAGCAAGGAACCGGCGTGCGATCAGATCATACAATTTTCGCTCGTCATTATCTAGATCACCGAGGTGAAGCGGTTCGTCTGTCGGAATAATCGCATGGTGATCCGTAACTTTTGCGTCGTTAAAAACTTTCTTCGCAACGACTTTCCCTTTTTGCTTCAAAAGAGGCTGAACTTCTTCACGGTATCCACCCGATATTCCCTGAAGACGATCGTACATCGTGTTTTCCATGTCTTTTGTTAAGTAGCGCGAGTCGGTTCTTGGATACGTAACAAGTTTGTATTGTTCATAAAGTTTCTGCAGAACAGAAGATGTCTTCTTAGCTGAGAAACCAAATCGGCGGTTTGCATCTCGCTGCAGTTCTGTCAGGTCATATGGCATCGGGTGAGCTTCTGTTTTTTCTTTCTTTATAAGTGACTCAACAGTTGCTGACTGCTCCTTCACCTTTTTCACGATTTCTGCTGTTTTTTTCTCATCAAAGAGACGTTTTTCTCCGTTTCGTTCCCAGGAGGCTTTTAATATACCGACTGTCGCATCAATTGTCCAAAAGTCCTTCGGCTGAAATGAGTTGATTTCTTGCTCACGTTCTAGAATCATCGCAAGGGTAGGTGTCTGTACTCGGCCAGCAGACAATGGATCATTATATTTAGTTGTAAGTGCACGCGTCACATTAAGCCCGATCAGCCAATCGGCTTCTGAACGACAGACCGCAGATTGATACAAGTTGTCATATTGTTTTGCCGGCTTTAACTGGTTGAATCCATCACGAATCGCTTTATCTGTCTGCGATGATATCCAAAGACGCTTCACCGGCTTTTGCCATCTTACTTTTTCCATGATCCACCGGGCGACGAGTTCACCTTCACGCCCTGCATCAGTTGCGATAACAAGCTCATTTAGATCTTTTCTTTTGGCAAGCTGTTCAATCGACCGGAACTGGTGACTAACCTGGCGGATGATCTTCAATCCCATATGCTTCGGTATGATCGGCAGATCCTCTAAACGCCATTGCTTATACTGTTTGTCATAGTCCTCAGGCATCTTTA
This genomic interval carries:
- a CDS encoding VWA domain-containing protein, coding for MNGKIHMMAVLLFLSLAMLAGCSESEEKASEKEINIKTEKTSEKKEPEKIPDAPKELEDMIKQQPGVLMEKYMEPKLEGLSGWAGYDYINFYKDEFQPLAEKEIKSYFSKNKDLSSQEIYNYLVYQLASGQYESYYEQLLSYEHGYEMPELPSGPDEIEEEKKPKKTNVVILVDASGSMKAEVDGGVKMDLAKETIKKFTNDLPDDTSVSLFAYGHIGSGDDSDKAKSCEGIEEVYPLKVYEAAALDASLNSFKASGWTPLAGAIEKANELLSKYPESEYENIVYIVSDGVETCGGDPVAAANKLTDKNTKAKLNIIGFDVDDKGQQQLMKVADAGNGKYASVRDKASLEDQVLKKWRPTIGQLVWTQGVSGQDYIDAQKRMNDIYNPLFHISTNEGNRIRNAVYFLQQNNLIPREKGNEVIDLADASAELRNEHFKKIKEEKQAEAERVQKDINAKVEAWKQQWRDEINE
- a CDS encoding DNA topoisomerase III, producing MKQLILAEKPSVARDLARVLGCKQQNKSYIEGPKHIVTWALGHLVELKMPEDYDKQYKQWRLEDLPIIPKHMGLKIIRQVSHQFRSIEQLAKRKDLNELVIATDAGREGELVARWIMEKVRWQKPVKRLWISSQTDKAIRDGFNQLKPAKQYDNLYQSAVCRSEADWLIGLNVTRALTTKYNDPLSAGRVQTPTLAMILEREQEINSFQPKDFWTIDATVGILKASWERNGEKRLFDEKKTAEIVKKVKEQSATVESLIKKEKTEAHPMPYDLTELQRDANRRFGFSAKKTSSVLQKLYEQYKLVTYPRTDSRYLTKDMENTMYDRLQGISGGYREEVQPLLKQKGKVVAKKVFNDAKVTDHHAIIPTDEPLHLGDLDNDERKLYDLIARRFLALFYPAYKSETLTATLNIAGESFIARETLVVDAGFKVLSGKEEESPRALASLKEGQTLSVKDVNLEKKLTEPPARFTEADLLSRMEKYSLGTPATRADIIERLLGSEVLDRKNNKLHPTPKGKQLIELVNDELKSPELTAKWEQQLEAIARGNGNPKEFLENIRKQTKQLVMEIKTSSHEYRAHNLTGSKCPDCGKLLKEVKGHDGKVLVCSDRECSYRRRKDPKLSNRRCPQCKKKMELHNGKAGTYFQCKPCNVVEKADGMKKKVTKREERQLMKKYSANNKEDEGFGNSLADALKAAMKDKK
- a CDS encoding alkaline phosphatase D family protein, yielding MKDERPMDEWIKKLTEDSLEKRKLDRRKFLAGAGKIAGLSLGLTIAQSIGAFEVNAAPRFKNYPFTLGVASGDPLSDSVVLWTRLAPDPQNGGGMPDQAFPVKWEIANDENFTKVIQHGTELAQPNLAHSVHVEVEGLKPNKVYYYRFRSGSENSPIGKTKTLPEKGAEVSSMTFAFASCQQYEHGYYTAFQHMAEEELDLVIHLGDYIYEYGPNEYVSPSGNVRAHSGPEIITLEDYRNRHAQYRSDANLKAAHAAFPWVVTWDDHEVENNYANMIPEKGQSAEAFVKRRAAAYQAYYEHMPLRRSSLPHGADMLLYRDFTYGNLAAFNVMDTRQYRDDQANGDGSKPPSEESMDPNRTLTGQEQEDWLLSNLGNSKTHWNILAQQVFFAQRNYGTSTAPRYSMDAWDGYTASRQRITDFVQSKDMNNIIVLTGDVHASWACDLKADYNDSASKVIGAEFVGTSITSGGNGADKRADTDKILGLNPHIKFFNDYRGYVRCTVTPEEWRADYRVLPFVTSPGADISTRASFVYQKDQTGLKQVDSNVVPAGVKLSAEVEEDRNRAHGKAHEKQMKKNGILVQ